The genomic stretch CCTAAAACGCGCTTACTGCGCCGGTGAGGCTGCAAGCTGTACTTTCGTCCAAACTTTTAGAGATTCTGGCAATTCTGGCCGTTGGCCGCCGGGACCACCCGGTCTGCCCATCCCGCCGCCCCGGCCACCGCCACCAAAACCTCCTCCCGGCCGACCACCGCTCATGCCGCCGCGCGGCCGCTCGCCCATGCCGGATCGCATTCTTTCCCTCATTTCTTTACGATCAAATTCCGGCGTTTCCAATCCGATACCGATCTTATCACCGGGATTTGCGCCAATGGCGTAGGGTCGATCAGCGCCGTGACGCAATGGAATTCTAATCTCATAAATCAATACGCCATTATCACGGTTTATATTGAGATCAATGCCGCGAGCCTTATCGAGCGGCAGGCGCTGGCGATCATCTTTTCCCGGGCCAAGAATTTCCATCTCGGTTGGCATGGAGGCAAGATCCTTTTGCGGTTCTTCCGACTCGGATCGCGGCAGCATCGGCGGCCCCAGACTGAAACGGGAAAGCGGAAAATGAATGCCAAACGTCTTGTCTTTTTTGCCCGTGGCATCGAACCACACGATCAGCCCGCGCCGCATGATCGAGGCTTGTACCTCGCGATCATCAACCACCAGGCACGCGAATAAGTCGTCTCTATCATTCATCAAGCCCACGGCAATTTTTTCTTTGTCCGCAAAAACAAGCGCGCCGTCCCAATCCTGCTGTTTGCCGTCAACCGTGATTTCTTGCGCTCGCCACCGGCTGTTCCATTCAGATTTTCCACAACTGAACAAGAAGAACAAAAGCGGCAGGATATACGCAATGGCCTTGCCGCTCAAAATGATTTGCCTCTGTTTTCGTGATTGAGGCAAGGGAAGTCTTTTCATACACACATTCCTCCAGTCTACCATGAAAACCGCCAGCCTGGTTGCTGCTGATCGCAGATACCAAGCTGGCGGTTTGTGATAGAATAACTATTCCTTTGTTTGGCAGGGCCGTCTCAGCTCCAATTCAGGAAAGCAGCGCCATGCCGCGCGCCAACCTCGTGCGTTATTCTTCAAAAGGCATGATATCGGGCATACCCTGCATCCGCATGCCGCGGTGCATGCCCGGGCCCGGCCGGCCTTCGAAATCATCGAAGTCTCGCATGCCGCGAAACGGCCGCAGCTCCTGCGCTTTTTTGCGCTGTTCCGGGGTAAGCACTTTTTGCACGTCCAATTGCGTTGCAATGCGATTGCGCATGCCGGTTTCGTGCAGCTTGCTCACTTCGGAAATCTTCGCATTGATCTTGTCTTGATCGGGATTATCGGCTTGCACCAGTTCTTGCAGCTCGATATGCGCCAACTGCACTTTTGCCCGGTGTGCGATGGCTTGTTTGCGGGCTTCCTGGCGGATTT from Cytophagia bacterium CHB2 encodes the following:
- a CDS encoding periplasmic heavy metal sensor, with protein sequence MKRFSFLFATALMAAALCTTVLQAQPRGNFRGDRDRPQMRNEIAEELGLSDEQKEKIRQIRQEARKQAIAHRAKVQLAHIELQELVQADNPDQDKINAKISEVSKLHETGMRNRIATQLDVQKVLTPEQRKKAQELRPFRGMRDFDDFEGRPGPGMHRGMRMQGMPDIMPFEE